A single genomic interval of Verrucomicrobiales bacterium harbors:
- the alr gene encoding alanine racemase has translation MTSNGLTNRRCWVEVDLDALRANLAWIKHRVGPGVRVMTVVKADAYGHGLKSIAALLMQSGTDVFGVASLSEADSIRSVGKGWPVLLLGAALPDEIEYAIRDGVMLTLSSAEQLHQVAKVAQKLGVVASIHLKVDTGMGRLGVAPEFAPALAAEARSTPGIKLAGLYTHYASVEEEAAFTQNQRQSFRKVREAVRAAGGDPEWVHSANSAGILLELPDGCNAVRPGLLVYGVIPPGSRLGSRIKIDRFQPALSWKARVSYVKEVKAGSRLSYGGTYVVKRSSRIATVTVGYGDGYLRSGSGRAEVLIQGRRCPVVGRITMDQILVDVTRLESVNPGEEAVLIGQQGPGCIGASDVAGWMGTVPWEVLTSITYRVPRVYRGGQAS, from the coding sequence ATGACGTCGAACGGGCTGACCAACCGCCGTTGCTGGGTTGAAGTAGACTTGGATGCTCTCCGTGCGAACCTTGCTTGGATCAAGCACCGGGTCGGGCCTGGGGTCCGTGTGATGACGGTGGTGAAGGCTGACGCCTATGGGCACGGACTGAAGTCGATCGCGGCCCTGCTCATGCAAAGTGGAACGGACGTTTTTGGAGTCGCCAGCTTGAGCGAGGCGGACTCGATTCGGAGCGTGGGCAAAGGCTGGCCGGTCTTGCTGTTGGGAGCAGCGCTGCCCGACGAGATTGAGTATGCCATTCGAGATGGGGTCATGCTCACCCTTTCCAGTGCGGAGCAGCTGCATCAGGTCGCCAAGGTAGCTCAGAAGCTCGGAGTGGTGGCCTCGATTCATTTGAAGGTGGATACCGGAATGGGCCGTTTGGGCGTGGCGCCAGAATTCGCCCCAGCGTTGGCGGCGGAGGCGCGTTCGACGCCTGGCATTAAGCTGGCCGGTCTTTACACGCACTATGCGAGCGTGGAGGAGGAGGCGGCGTTCACCCAAAACCAGCGACAGAGCTTTCGCAAGGTTCGGGAGGCGGTGCGTGCCGCCGGCGGCGACCCGGAATGGGTTCATAGCGCGAACAGCGCTGGGATCCTGCTCGAGCTGCCGGACGGGTGCAACGCCGTGCGCCCTGGATTGCTCGTGTATGGTGTGATCCCGCCCGGAAGTCGGTTGGGAAGTCGAATCAAGATCGATCGCTTCCAACCCGCGCTTTCCTGGAAGGCGCGGGTGAGCTATGTGAAGGAAGTGAAGGCGGGAAGCCGACTCAGCTACGGTGGGACCTATGTCGTTAAGCGGTCCAGCCGGATTGCGACGGTCACAGTGGGCTACGGCGATGGCTATCTTCGGTCGGGCAGCGGCCGTGCTGAGGTGTTGATCCAGGGGCGGCGCTGTCCGGTGGTCGGGCGGATCACCATGGATCAGATACTGGTCGACGTGACTCGGCTGGAATCGGTGAATCCGGGGGAGGAAGCCGTACTCATCGGGCAACAGGGACCGGGCTGCATCGGGGCCTCGGATGTCGCGGGGTGGATGGGTACGGTCCCGTGGGAGGTGCTGACCAGCATCACCTATCGCGTCCCCCGCGTGTATCGCGGCGGCCAGGCCAGCTAG
- a CDS encoding 4'-phosphopantetheinyl transferase superfamily protein, protein MALCDPRLARWIPSGPPPLLAGEAHVWLVPLEVDASDFLAMDEVLCVEERDRAARFKIAGGRERYTMGRGFLRVLLGHYVKVEPAALTFRYNSYGKPSLSDAGGNPGSVAPIGFNLSHSGGYAVLGFTREGELGVDIEKYREEVLREKLADRFFAPQEAQELASLPPEDQLPGFFACWTRKEAYIKARGDGLSRSLSSFAVSLRAQEPAVLRWCHDDPGVSSRWRVWNLSVPTGYAGCLVGPAGAARCREFDLTGVIKPQLVSGAGSATH, encoded by the coding sequence GTGGCTCTATGCGACCCCAGATTGGCCCGATGGATACCTTCAGGACCCCCACCGCTGCTGGCGGGGGAAGCCCATGTTTGGTTGGTGCCTCTCGAAGTGGACGCATCCGATTTCCTGGCGATGGATGAGGTTCTTTGTGTCGAGGAGCGAGATCGGGCCGCGCGATTCAAGATTGCAGGCGGGCGGGAGCGCTACACCATGGGTCGCGGATTTCTGCGCGTGCTGTTGGGCCACTATGTGAAGGTGGAGCCGGCGGCCTTGACCTTCCGCTACAACAGTTATGGCAAGCCTTCGCTCTCGGACGCCGGGGGGAATCCTGGATCGGTCGCCCCCATTGGATTCAACTTGTCTCATTCGGGCGGCTATGCGGTGCTCGGGTTCACGCGCGAAGGAGAGCTGGGGGTGGATATCGAAAAGTATCGCGAAGAGGTCCTTCGCGAAAAGCTCGCTGACCGTTTCTTCGCCCCCCAAGAAGCCCAGGAGTTGGCGAGCCTTCCTCCCGAGGACCAACTACCTGGCTTTTTCGCGTGTTGGACCCGCAAGGAAGCCTACATCAAGGCGCGCGGGGATGGCCTTTCGCGCTCGTTGAGCAGCTTTGCGGTGTCCCTTCGTGCCCAGGAACCGGCAGTACTGCGGTGGTGTCACGACGATCCGGGGGTGTCGTCTCGCTGGAGGGTATGGAACCTCTCGGTGCCCACCGGCTATGCAGGGTGCCTGGTAGGGCCGGCCGGGGCCGCACGGTGTCGGGAGTTCGACCTGACCGGGGTCATCAAACCACAACTTGTCAGCGGGGCAGGTTCTGCAACACACTGA
- a CDS encoding VCBS repeat-containing protein, protein MSSRYSVLRPRAATLAALTFLGGSLHGIEPAFISVKPFVDEFGSGGLVDLTVSAPVHSQVTLQFKSEVGGDDWKDYSAPTLVSSEKPITFSVPTSFSDGTTPVPHRFFRFRVETFGIDVEDDGAGVRIASGSEVPANLLFQTISAKTGQAIFGTNESSHVNLLAPFKANGATLEDAFSNAGLHLWTLGPARDDLAFAKRLALPIARQVKGLPDPVGDVGEGKIDEGFKGLPGLEEPILSRRDLPPSPNNDKGLKIEIEESREVLQQANPRLIEAGRHLRFSFQLALDGGLKGTAAYSLRGSPLPSKEILTEDSLPKNPPLGALVYVVRSPKQAANQEGGIYFIGAESDPFQARVYQPPFRGSHSHVDLAEESVRLSIPILDRDQDLEGLQVEIYRYVRPAAIGVLTPEVFTKLQRNFKLLGSVSGSELNKLVASSTRGVPALQDVELAGVTRAATLTQLHNSGSRAKKFNMVIIGEGFADTAADQAAFDNYIRDVVMKDLLERDVHPEILNAINIFRINTYSKQSGVTQVNANGQVTTSKDTALGYRFSGDWNRCWMEPGPGTVAAIDSIVNTLIPEADVKAIVLNTPSFGGCSRGHHFAVTRGVDWSVFAHEFGHFFGKLGDEYQCNQGAAGCGSYSGAEPEAKNLTKVTSRSLIEWNDWIPASRPVPTGLANVADQTQDVGLFPGATMGSGQWWNGIYRPSWRGRMNNNSPTHNPVGYTAMRDNARARQDGDFRKSVSGDFNGDGRTDLVILDDRQLSLYLAQDRDTGANDPVTGAPLRAVTGVLEPAWYHTDILFNVLRNKSWEFRGSDVIIPADFDHDGLTDLYVINLVAWNQGYVVMLKSTGKGFVPVRRFDGVLPGWGELRAGDQFYAGDFNGDGRSDLMVFNGQDWSMPYFLMLRSTGDNLAYVHRYDRFLPGWEMGRHEKFQVGDFDGDRRQDLISQNTQDWNQVHLMVFRSVSTALALTDRYYGEIRIDNRLYWTMRRQDELFLPNFNGDKTSDLVVFNGRDWSPEYLGLFAMVEGKLRFRQRYDGSVPGWDMRRRDRFYVSDVNGDGLQDLVVYNGENWSTQYLGVLRSAGDGTLTGTWQADWIGSWNLGAGDDFHVADFRGAAGWDDLFVFNKNWFGMLRSYSNRFQLEAIYPKWIHNHRYHAYGWW, encoded by the coding sequence ATGTCCTCACGTTATTCTGTCCTCCGGCCGCGCGCGGCAACCCTCGCGGCCTTGACCTTTCTGGGCGGCTCCCTGCATGGCATTGAACCCGCCTTCATTTCAGTTAAACCCTTTGTGGATGAGTTTGGGTCCGGCGGTCTGGTGGACCTGACCGTATCAGCTCCCGTCCATTCCCAAGTCACCTTGCAGTTCAAGAGCGAGGTCGGGGGGGACGACTGGAAGGACTATTCGGCGCCTACGCTCGTGTCGAGCGAGAAGCCGATCACCTTCAGCGTTCCGACCTCCTTTTCTGATGGAACCACGCCGGTCCCGCATCGGTTTTTCCGCTTCCGGGTCGAAACGTTCGGCATCGACGTGGAGGACGACGGGGCTGGCGTTCGGATTGCGAGCGGATCCGAGGTCCCGGCCAATCTCCTCTTTCAGACCATTTCCGCCAAAACCGGGCAAGCGATCTTTGGTACCAACGAAAGCAGTCATGTCAATCTGCTGGCGCCTTTCAAAGCCAATGGGGCTACGCTCGAGGATGCGTTCAGCAACGCAGGTCTGCATTTGTGGACTCTTGGGCCGGCTCGGGATGATCTGGCATTCGCCAAACGACTGGCGCTACCCATCGCGCGACAGGTGAAAGGCCTGCCTGATCCGGTTGGGGATGTCGGTGAAGGGAAGATTGACGAGGGATTCAAGGGGTTGCCCGGACTGGAGGAACCCATTCTTTCGCGCCGCGACTTGCCGCCCAGCCCCAACAATGACAAGGGGCTCAAAATCGAAATCGAGGAGTCCAGGGAGGTGCTTCAGCAAGCGAATCCCCGTCTCATTGAAGCCGGCCGACACCTCCGCTTCAGTTTCCAGCTGGCGCTCGACGGGGGGCTGAAGGGAACAGCAGCCTATAGTTTGCGAGGGTCGCCTTTGCCATCCAAGGAAATCCTGACCGAGGACAGCCTGCCGAAGAACCCGCCCTTGGGGGCGCTCGTGTATGTCGTTCGCTCTCCGAAACAGGCGGCCAACCAGGAGGGTGGCATCTATTTTATCGGAGCTGAGTCAGACCCTTTCCAAGCGCGCGTCTATCAGCCGCCGTTTCGGGGCTCCCATAGCCACGTGGATCTGGCTGAAGAGTCGGTTCGACTGTCGATTCCCATTCTGGATCGCGATCAGGATCTGGAAGGTTTGCAGGTGGAAATCTATCGCTACGTGCGTCCGGCGGCGATCGGAGTGCTCACGCCGGAAGTCTTCACCAAGCTGCAGCGAAACTTCAAGCTCCTGGGGTCGGTATCGGGGAGCGAGCTCAACAAGCTGGTGGCCAGCTCGACCCGGGGTGTTCCCGCGCTTCAGGACGTCGAATTGGCTGGCGTCACCCGCGCTGCCACACTGACCCAATTGCATAACAGTGGATCCAGGGCCAAGAAGTTCAACATGGTCATCATTGGGGAGGGTTTTGCGGACACCGCTGCCGACCAGGCAGCGTTCGACAATTACATTCGGGATGTGGTGATGAAGGATCTTTTGGAGCGTGATGTGCATCCGGAGATTCTGAATGCGATCAACATTTTCCGGATCAATACCTATTCCAAACAATCGGGGGTGACTCAGGTGAATGCGAATGGGCAGGTGACCACCTCCAAGGACACCGCTTTGGGCTACCGATTCAGCGGTGATTGGAACCGATGCTGGATGGAGCCCGGTCCTGGCACCGTCGCGGCCATCGACTCTATTGTGAACACGCTGATTCCGGAGGCGGATGTCAAAGCCATCGTCCTGAACACCCCGTCCTTCGGTGGTTGCTCACGCGGGCACCACTTTGCGGTGACCAGGGGGGTGGACTGGAGCGTGTTCGCTCACGAGTTCGGGCACTTCTTCGGGAAGCTTGGGGATGAATACCAATGCAACCAGGGCGCGGCTGGCTGCGGCTCTTACAGCGGGGCTGAACCCGAAGCTAAGAACTTGACCAAGGTCACTTCGCGCAGCCTGATTGAATGGAACGATTGGATTCCGGCTTCACGGCCCGTGCCGACCGGGTTGGCGAACGTGGCCGATCAGACCCAGGATGTCGGATTGTTCCCCGGTGCCACCATGGGCAGTGGGCAATGGTGGAATGGGATCTATCGTCCCTCCTGGCGAGGGCGGATGAACAACAACAGCCCCACTCACAACCCGGTGGGATATACCGCCATGCGAGATAACGCGCGGGCTCGGCAGGATGGAGACTTCCGCAAGAGTGTCTCGGGCGACTTTAACGGGGACGGACGTACCGATCTGGTGATTCTCGATGACCGGCAACTGTCTCTCTACCTCGCCCAGGATCGGGATACGGGTGCGAACGACCCCGTCACCGGGGCGCCGCTCCGGGCGGTCACCGGAGTGCTGGAGCCGGCCTGGTACCATACCGACATTCTGTTCAACGTCCTTCGAAACAAGTCGTGGGAGTTCCGCGGCTCCGACGTGATCATTCCCGCGGATTTCGATCACGACGGACTGACCGACCTGTATGTCATCAACCTCGTGGCTTGGAATCAGGGCTATGTGGTCATGTTGAAGTCCACCGGAAAAGGGTTCGTGCCGGTTCGACGGTTCGATGGTGTGTTGCCCGGCTGGGGAGAACTACGCGCGGGCGACCAGTTCTACGCCGGCGACTTCAATGGGGACGGGCGTTCGGATCTCATGGTCTTCAACGGGCAGGATTGGTCGATGCCGTATTTCCTGATGCTCCGGTCGACGGGAGACAACCTGGCCTATGTGCATCGTTACGACCGCTTCCTTCCCGGCTGGGAAATGGGAAGGCACGAGAAGTTTCAGGTGGGGGATTTCGACGGTGATCGTCGGCAGGACTTGATCAGCCAGAACACGCAGGATTGGAATCAAGTTCATCTGATGGTCTTCCGGTCGGTCTCGACAGCGCTGGCGCTGACCGATCGGTACTATGGCGAAATCCGTATCGACAATCGCCTCTATTGGACCATGCGTCGTCAGGACGAACTGTTCCTGCCGAATTTTAACGGCGACAAGACTTCCGACCTCGTCGTATTCAATGGTCGGGATTGGTCTCCTGAGTATCTGGGGCTTTTCGCCATGGTGGAGGGCAAGCTTCGCTTCCGTCAGCGCTATGACGGGTCGGTGCCCGGGTGGGACATGCGCCGTCGCGATCGTTTCTACGTCTCGGATGTCAACGGAGACGGTCTGCAGGACCTGGTGGTTTACAATGGCGAGAACTGGTCAACCCAGTACTTGGGTGTGTTGCGTTCGGCGGGAGACGGGACCCTGACGGGCACGTGGCAGGCAGACTGGATCGGATCCTGGAACCTGGGGGCCGGCGATGACTTCCACGTGGCGGATTTTCGGGGAGCAGCCGGGTGGGACGACCTGTTCGTCTTCAACAAAAACTGGTTTGGGATGCTGCGAAGCTACTCGAACCGCTTTCAACTCGAAGCCATCTATCCGAAGTGGATTCACAACCATCGCTATCATGCATACGGGTGGTGGTAG
- a CDS encoding response regulator encodes MPVVLLSRSRLRGEDSEHRALGIKASVFKPLRRRQLLEGLCRAFGLDAETKCPPKSAEINRGVAEASPLRILLVDDSIVNQRVTSTMLRRMGYAPAVAGNGQEALDELARSSYDLVLMDVQMPVMDGYEAAAEIRKRWPERERPIIVALTANAVQGDRDLCLHAGMDDYLSKPLRPRELEATLMRWAAGRSSPRSSRSSTMAP; translated from the coding sequence ATCCCGGTGGTGCTCCTCAGCCGCTCGCGCCTGCGTGGCGAGGATTCCGAGCATCGCGCCCTGGGCATCAAGGCGTCCGTCTTCAAGCCGCTGCGCCGTCGACAGCTGTTGGAGGGGCTGTGCCGAGCCTTCGGACTAGATGCCGAGACTAAGTGCCCACCCAAATCCGCTGAGATCAACCGCGGAGTCGCAGAGGCCTCGCCGCTGCGGATCCTCCTGGTTGATGATAGCATCGTGAACCAGCGGGTAACCTCGACGATGTTACGTCGAATGGGATATGCGCCCGCGGTGGCCGGCAACGGTCAAGAGGCCCTCGACGAGTTGGCACGGTCGAGCTACGACCTAGTGCTGATGGATGTTCAGATGCCTGTGATGGATGGCTATGAGGCTGCGGCTGAGATCCGTAAGCGCTGGCCGGAGCGCGAGCGCCCGATTATCGTAGCCCTCACGGCCAACGCCGTTCAGGGCGATCGGGACCTCTGTCTGCACGCCGGCATGGATGACTATTTGAGCAAGCCCCTGCGGCCGCGGGAGCTGGAGGCCACTCTCATGCGCTGGGCCGCCGGACGTTCTTCGCCGCGAAGCAGCCGCAGCTCGACGATGGCACCCTAG
- a CDS encoding hybrid sensor histidine kinase/response regulator, translating to MSDKDLSQCSLMELFRTEAETQLSLLTNGLLALEKDPSVRAQLEEMMRAAHSMKGAARIVNLGSVVKVAHAMEDCMVAVQKGVLQLQREQVDILLASVDLLARISQTPEPDLGKWETEGKPEVEAHLDKLASVLKGEPVETARPLSAAPAAAVATPIGPAVSNPPTQPEQPAPPPPSPPAPPPAAGASSSPIESGRMDRVLRVKAEHVNRMLGLAGESLVESRWLRPFGESLLRLKSLHSDMERSMAVLRESLSGLFIDERTETAWNASRKCLQDCQELLANRFTELDMFDRRSANLSYRLYHEALACRMRPFADGLNGFPRMVRDVGRRLGKEVRLVLVGEGTQVDRDILEKLEAPLAHLVRNAIDHGLESTADREAVGKPAEGTVRIEARHSAGRLVITVSDDGRGIEIERVRRTVVKRSLTTAETAAVLSEAELLEFLFLPGFSVREEVTEISGRGVGLDVVQSVVKSVRGTIRVTSERGKGTRFQLQLPLTLSVLRTLLVEIAGQPYAFPLAHVLRTVKLPREAVESLEGIQHFRLEGKRVGLVSSHQIFGHPEPATQSGSLCIVVLGETNQRYGLSVDRFLGERELVVQPLDARLGKIKDISSGSIMEDGSPILIVDSEDLIRSIEKLANSRSLHRLEGQGGGDAKRRGKRILVVDDSLTVRELQRKILTARGYEVEVAVDGMDGWNALRDRDFQLLISDIDMPRMDGIELISMVKRDRKLRSVPAMIVSYKDREEDRLRGLEAGADYYLSKGSFHDDTLIRAVGDLIGPAA from the coding sequence TGGCGGTCCAGAAGGGCGTGCTCCAGCTCCAGCGCGAGCAGGTCGACATCCTGCTGGCTTCCGTCGACCTCCTGGCCAGGATCTCACAGACACCGGAACCCGATTTGGGGAAATGGGAAACGGAGGGAAAGCCCGAGGTCGAAGCGCACCTCGACAAATTAGCCTCCGTGCTCAAGGGCGAGCCTGTGGAGACCGCGAGGCCACTATCCGCCGCCCCAGCTGCCGCGGTCGCAACCCCGATAGGCCCGGCGGTGTCGAACCCGCCTACTCAGCCGGAACAACCCGCGCCCCCGCCGCCATCTCCTCCAGCCCCTCCGCCGGCCGCCGGAGCGAGTTCGTCGCCGATTGAGTCGGGGCGCATGGATCGTGTCCTGCGCGTCAAAGCGGAGCATGTCAATCGCATGCTTGGGCTCGCGGGTGAGTCCCTGGTGGAGTCGCGCTGGCTTCGTCCCTTTGGGGAGTCCTTGCTACGCCTGAAGTCGCTTCACTCGGACATGGAGCGGTCCATGGCTGTTCTGCGCGAGTCCCTGAGCGGCCTGTTCATCGACGAGCGGACGGAAACGGCTTGGAACGCCTCCAGAAAGTGTCTGCAGGACTGTCAAGAGCTGCTGGCCAACCGGTTCACCGAGCTGGACATGTTCGATCGACGATCCGCGAATCTTTCATACCGGCTTTACCACGAGGCTCTAGCCTGCCGGATGCGGCCCTTTGCCGACGGCTTGAACGGGTTCCCAAGAATGGTGCGAGATGTGGGCCGACGTTTGGGCAAGGAGGTGCGGCTGGTCCTCGTCGGTGAGGGCACTCAAGTGGATCGTGACATCTTGGAAAAGCTTGAGGCTCCTCTCGCGCATCTGGTCCGCAATGCGATTGACCATGGTCTGGAGTCTACCGCCGACCGCGAGGCTGTTGGCAAGCCAGCGGAGGGGACGGTTCGAATCGAGGCGCGCCACAGCGCCGGGCGGCTGGTGATTACGGTGAGCGACGACGGGAGAGGCATCGAAATCGAGCGGGTGCGTCGGACGGTGGTTAAGCGATCGCTCACCACGGCCGAAACCGCCGCCGTGCTTAGCGAGGCCGAGTTGCTGGAGTTCCTGTTCTTGCCGGGGTTCAGCGTGCGGGAGGAAGTGACGGAAATCTCGGGACGCGGAGTGGGCTTGGATGTTGTTCAGAGCGTGGTCAAGAGTGTCCGAGGCACCATCCGGGTGACTTCTGAACGCGGCAAAGGAACTCGGTTTCAGCTGCAGCTTCCCCTGACCCTCTCCGTGCTCCGGACCCTGCTGGTGGAGATCGCCGGTCAGCCTTATGCCTTCCCTTTGGCTCACGTGCTTCGAACCGTCAAATTGCCCCGCGAAGCTGTCGAATCGCTCGAAGGCATCCAGCATTTTCGCCTCGAGGGCAAACGGGTCGGACTGGTTTCGAGTCATCAGATATTCGGGCATCCTGAGCCTGCCACCCAGTCAGGATCCCTCTGCATTGTGGTTCTGGGGGAGACCAACCAGCGCTACGGACTATCCGTGGATCGGTTTTTGGGTGAGCGGGAGTTGGTGGTGCAGCCGCTCGATGCACGATTGGGCAAAATCAAGGACATCAGCTCGGGCTCCATCATGGAAGATGGCTCCCCCATCCTCATCGTCGATTCCGAGGATTTGATCCGAAGCATTGAGAAGCTCGCCAACAGCCGATCACTGCATCGGCTCGAAGGGCAGGGGGGAGGCGACGCGAAGCGCAGAGGCAAGCGGATCCTGGTGGTCGATGATTCCCTCACCGTTCGAGAACTGCAGCGAAAGATTCTCACTGCGCGCGGCTATGAGGTGGAGGTGGCGGTGGATGGGATGGACGGATGGAACGCCCTCAGAGACCGAGATTTCCAGCTGTTGATCAGCGACATCGACATGCCACGAATGGATGGGATTGAGCTCATCTCGATGGTCAAGCGTGATCGGAAGCTGCGTTCGGTCCCCGCGATGATCGTCTCGTATAAGGATCGCGAGGAAGATCGGCTCCGAGGATTGGAAGCTGGTGCAGATTACTACCTTTCGAAGGGGAGCTTTCATGACGATACCTTAATTAGGGCCGTGGGGGACCTTATCGGACCAGCTGCCTGA